The DNA window CTATGCCATACTACAACATAGTATGCATCATGGAGAAAGGGTCTCCATGCATGGTCCCTACAATCTCAAAAGTTTGAGAAATTCCGATGCTCTCGACCATGCAACTCAAGAAATATTTCAAGAAGGGGAAGATGATGTCTTTGCTACAAGAGGAGTCAGCGTCCAAAGGAGAAGTTGTTCCCCCTAAAATCAAGGAAGTccttgaagaaaataaagatgtgATGCCTCCCGAGTTGTCAAAACAACTACCACCTAGGAGGAAGGTGGACCACAAGATTGAATACAAGTCGGGCAAGACTAATGTGGTAGCAGATGCGCTGAGTCGCAAAGCTGAGTTGGCGGCCATTTCTATGGTTGAAGGAGATATTGTGCATACCATCAAGGAATGGTTGCATAACGATCCATTATCCAAGAAGTTGGTGGAGTTGGCTAGAGAAGGTAAGACCAAAAGATTTTGGTTAGAAAACGACCTTCTCTACACAAAAGGGAGAAGACTATATGTTCCTAAGTGGGAAAATCTGAGAAGGAAGTTGGTAAGAGAATGCCATGACATCAAGTGGGCTGGTCACCAAGGTCAGCAAAGGACCTTGGCACTCATTGaatcttcttattattggccTCAAATGAGGGATGAAGTGGAGAGCTATGTGAAGACTTGTCTTGTTTGCCaacaagataagattgaaaacaagacACTAAGCGGGCTGTTGGAACCTCTGCCTCCATCAGAGCGACCGTGGGAAAGTGTCTCTCTAGATTTCATCTCTGCCTTACCGAAATCCCAGGGGTTTGGATCTATTCTCGTGGTAGTGGATCGATTTTTGAAGTATGTTACTTTTATACCCGTCCCTACTGATTGCACTACAGAGGAGGCATCACAACTATTCTTCAAGAATGTGGTGAAATATTGGGGATTGCCTAAGAGCATCATTAGTGATCGAGATCCACGCTTCACAGGACGACTATGGACAGAGTTGTTCAAACTCCTTGGGTCGGAGCTTCATTTTTCAACAAGCTTCCATCCTCAAACCGATGGGCAGACTGAGAGAGTGAATGCCTTACTTGAGTGTTACTTGAGGCATTTTGTAAGCGCTAATCAGAAGGATTGGACAAAACTCTTAGACATTGCTCAGTTCTCATACAATCTGCAAAGGAGTGAGTCCACAGGAAAGAGTCCGTTCGAGATTGTGACTGGACAACAGCCGCTTACACctcactctctttcttcttcttactcAGGAAAGAGCCCTggagcttatcatatgattaagTCTTGGGAAGAACAAGCAGATGTCACTCGTTCTTACCTTGACAAAGCTgcaaagaggatgaagaaatAGGCAGATAAGAAGAGGAGgcatgcaagctatcaagtGGGAGACAAGGTAATGATCAAACTTCTTCCTCAATAATTGAAAGCCTTTCGCAAGGTTCATAAGGGTTTAATCCGCAAATACGAAGGGCCATTTGAGATCATTGGACGTGTTGGGGAGGTTGCTTACAAAGTACAACTCCCTCCCTCTATGAAGATCCATCCGGTCTTCCATGTGAGTATGCTTAAATCATATCATAAAGACCAAGATGAACCGAGTAGAAGTGACTCGAGTTGTGCTCCACCTGTGGTGATTAGGCCCTTTGATAAAGAAATCGAAGAGATCTTAGCTAATCGCGTCGTGCGATGAAGAGGAGTACCACCAAGTATCCAATACTTGATCAAGTGGAAAGGACTCCCGATAACCGAAGCAAGCTGGAAAACTCGTGAAGATCTGTGACAATTCCAAGAACACCTAGAGCGCTATCATGAACAGAACGCGACGAGGACGTCTGCACATTAGGTGGGGGAGAATGTCACGGTAAATTTTAGAAGGTTAAATTTAACAGTGTTTGTATAGTTTTCTAGAGTGTTTGAGAATGCTCTAAATGGTTCCGAAACGTTCTAGAATGTCCTAGAAGGTCCCGGAATACTCTAGAAGGTTCTAGAATACTCTGGAAGACCATAGAgtattctagaagagtgtgAATGTATATATGAGTATAAAGAGTAGTATGGAAGAATCTAGAAGTATTTAGAGAGTTATGGTATGATGGATATTTGTAAAGAAGGTTCTAGATGATTAATCTAGaccgttgattagatttaatcctaaccatccattgaggaggtggatggctataaataggggTGAAAGTTAGAGTTATAGgtgtgtgaatcatttgtaacaaacacttgagcaataaagtgttctttccaccaagtttcctttctcttgtgttctcttgtgttcttagctttcttgctaagtattgagggttaggcTGATTTGGTCTTAtctcaagaggttgagtaagttCGAGTGTCGGCACGgtagcgttggagtgtgtccaaTGCCGTAACAAAAGGCTAACTTAATGATTGTGAATAATCCCTTTACGGtataagttttcaaaaaaaaataataataataaacacagCCAAGTGAGAGATGTGAGTCATTCCTATTAGTTGGGATGGGATCCTTAACAACATGATTAATGGACAATATAAACTAGCACTGCGTCATATGTTtccattattttgttttattttgtgttaTGAAATGAAGATAATGAAATCAATAAGGTTAGTGGATGCCGCTGCTATTGGCATTAATGAGAAATGCGAGGCATAAGAAAAGGTTGTTTCTTGTCTCGTTTAGCATTTTCAAATAATGCTCTTATTAatttgtacctcaatgatccacAAAAGTTGGTGATAATTTAGCATCACATGGATGAATCTGGATTCCGATTTAGAAAAGGGGGAACAACAGACAAAAATCTCAAGTACTGATTGTATTGTTCTTCGCTATGGGGGcaaacaaacaaattaattcattttatcGTAACAATATTCTGTCCATAtctttaattatatactaaaaatagacataaaaaaattatatactaaaaacatttTATATATTCATTCTTACTCATCAAGTGCGATGGTTTTAGGAAGAGGAGGAATGTTTAGGTTAGCCTCCTATTTTATCCGCtagtaatatattaaaataaaattaaagatatataGTCTCTAgatgtattattaattttttaattttttactatgaTGTCATGTTAAATTAAATGACTAATTCACATCATTTGagcacaattttttatttttacattatgTTTTACTATATATAAATCAATATTCACTCCATACATTTTCTTTATCTCCTCTCACATAATCTCATACCTCTtgctctttctccttctcctcttctctttctatttttactaACTTTTTGCACAACTGAAATTTGGTTGATGAccatagttttattttattttttttaatttgctaaACATATGTATTAAGTGATTGTGTGAttgtattcattaatttttttttgtttagttgtATTCATAAATTATACAGTGTGTCTTTATCGCCTgtatatcactttttttttcaacaatttatatttttttaaatatcatttagttttaataatattgttaaaaatacaaattgtcatgattcatgaaaaataaaattagaaaattgaaAATCATGTTTAGTTATCTAGATATTAATAATATTCatacttatattttatttaatagtttTATCATTGTACCATAGTATTTAaatataatctaaaaaaaataaaaaataaaaaataattattgaaaaaataaaaataaaaactaactatagaAAATTAGGGAAATAAATTTCacttgaatatttttattacttatagTCTAAtttaagtataattttatttttaataattattaaattttgaatcaattttttatttaaaattgtcaTTTATCATCAGtcgttataaaatttaaattaattttgatatgctattaaataaacttttaaattttatatattttttaataataatattatcaaatcatatataaattgtcaaattaaataaatatattgtacaatatttttatatattaaattttaagtttaatattaatttatatataatctaATATATCCCTAaacaatatattatatttatactatataatctaattaatttatttctctGTACATCGCTCAGATCTTAATCTAGTTAACATAGTTTGTGTGTGCGAGAGAGAGGTGAAATATTACTGAAGATTGCTTGAATAAATAACAAACTATAGACATAGTCACATAGACATAGGTACTGTAATCCGGATAATATAACATAAAATTCTTCACTAGAactgaaaagtaaaaaaataacgACAACTAGAGAGATTAAAAAAGAATTGTTATATGTATGCTAAAAGttaattatatgtattttttgtatagatttttatatattaatctatatatttttttagttaaataattagttaCCATAATAGTTAAACCTGAcataacagaataattaaatttatttatagtagtataataaaaaaaatttataagatattaaatacatatttttaatatacacatagcacaatttaaaaaaaaaaaggaaacatacataGAAAAAATTTACTCTTTTAGGATTGTTATTGATTGGTGCCTTCCTTTTACTTTGCAAAGACAGACCGAAATGACAATACAGAAGATCTTAACAAACAATATTAAAGAAAAGGGGTTTAGATGACAAGGAAGGGGAAAGtatagaaaagaaataaatgaatgaataaaagaagaaaaggagtgGGGAATGAAAAGAGTTTGCTTTATGGTACTAGAAGATAGGATAGGATTGCTTTGATGTTGTTGGTCAAAAAGAGAAATGAGGCTAGAAATGTTGTTACCTGACTTAGATAGTGAAATGTGAGGGggtaaataaaacagaaaatgaatCAAGTGTGAAGGTCCATTATGGTTTGTGGCAAACCAGAATGGTGCCTCAACTAGTCAACTTGTGGCTTCGACCTAAGTGCTGTACGGTCCTGCCCTCCATTACCTCAACTAcacacttcttcttcttggtcTCCCACTTCAACCTTCCTTTTCCTATCTtcaatataatatttttcttatatatatactaaaagttTACTACGTTttgataataacaaaaatattattcgtatacaaaaatcaattactatttatatataaatatatgcgtggtttaatttattttcaatatgtattttataatgATGGCAAACTTTAGTGAAGGGCTAATCCGTCGCggatctgagctccatttaagggtgacgagtgagctgaccactcgaTCAACCCAAGTTAGTTAAAGTcggttttattttaaattatcataaagttatataataattttgcaTCTTTTTTTGTAACCCGCGGGTATGGTCGAGTATCCGCGGGTTGAGAACGGATAGAATTAGAATTGAGATATTCTCATCCCGCGGGTAGAGTTAGGATTGGCTTCAAACCCTACCCATTGCCACCAGAGTTAGGATTGGCTTCAAACCCTACCCATTGCCACCCCTAATAGCATagttgtaaaaaatattagatactTTTATTAGGTAACTACTATATTTTTCAAAGTAAATAGTCctctctcccttttttttttccattaaaaaaaatagtgtttTGTAAAGCAAGGGTATAAGGAAATATGGGCCTCGTTAAAGAAGTCCAACcaaaaatatgaacaaaaaccATCACTATTACAAAGTGTTGTCTCAGTTCCGATACAATAATACTCTTTTAATATTGAGCCTACTATGCAATCTTAGAATTCATTCCTTTGTTACATTTTATCACTCTCGTTTATAATTGCCATAcattttgattctttatgtaaataattaaatataataattatgttAACACGTATTATAATGTCTAATTATTTAACGATAACTATTCCCATAAGCACATGTAAAAGGCAATCATAAAGAAGAGTCATCAACAAGTTAAAAAGGATGTGGATTATGCATTGCAATCTCACATGTTTTCTTCATTACTTTTATGTTCTATCTAAACGAAAATTTCTTAGGTACATCATATATAACCAATAATGATGCAGATTAAAGAgtacaaacaaaaaatatgaagaaGCACAAGATTGCTTTTCTGTTTCATGTATAAAAATTACATCAAGTTATGGTCactatataagtatatatacCACTCCACAAATAAAACCTCcatttcataattcataaaaatCTGAAAATCTGAAACCCTAGCTAATAGTCATCATCATCGTCTTCATTTCTGGTTCCAAAAAATCTCCTGAAAACTGCAGCAGCGGCACCAATCAACATAAACAAAAGTATTGTATCAAATCCACCTCCGATGCCTACGGCAACCGATGGACCTGGCGCAAAGAAAGAAAACGGAGACCATCCCCATCCACCATAGAACGGAATCCCGTAACCGTAACCGTAACCGCCCACTAGGGGAGGCGCCACCGGAGGATTCACATAGATATTCGTCCTGTCaattcatataataataataatattaagaatTTGAAGCTTGATCTTAAGAACAGAATAGGAGAAGGATTGAATGAAGTTAACCTAGAATTTCTGTTGTTGATTCTTGGTGCGGAACGAGGAGCAGCAGACTTGAAGGCCTGACCACCGATTCTGCCACCAGTCTTGGCGGCTGAAGCATCGTTGACATTAACGGCGCCGAATGTTAAGATCCCGGCAGTGAGGGCAACCATTGCTAACTTTGCTAACTTATTATTCTCATTATTATTCTTCCTGCTTTTTTCAATAGCACAGTCAAATCCACATCAATAACTGAATTAACcgaaacaataaataaataaataaataaataaataccttGGAGTTGGAGGAGGGATTTGAAGAGATTTGGGAGTAAGAGTCCTGAAGGTAGAATTAGTATTAGTAGCTGGCTTGGTGAAGTTGAGAGGTAATTTCTTGtgtttccctttttctttctttctttctagtTTCTACCATCTTCGCCCTGTTTAGTTTGTGGATATCAACTTACTTCCTCATCTACTTTCTGGTTCTCGTTTCTCCACGCGGCACACTTCCCCGCTGCTGACATGGCATCATTGAAGCCCAATTCTGGCCCATTCTTAAATGGGCCTGCACATTAGGTACCTCATTTTATAGCAAAACGAAGCCTTGATACGCGCCCAaaaaaacagaaagtaaattcacATATAGCTGTGActtcaaaatattaaattatatatatttgtaatacatataaattaattttgatggttagtaattttaaatttttattaagaactaattcactgtcaaattaaaatttatttaaaaatttgttattaatatataagACGAAAATACGAATCCTCCGATATTTAGTTTAAGTGGATCATTTGACATCTTGACAGATCTAAGTTGatttatattgaatttatttatttgaataaatataggTTTTATATCAAAGTCAAACAAAGtttgtttttatatatataaaatagattaCGCACATATCTCAATGAATTTAGTAAACTCTCATAAATTTtcgtttatttttaaaacagaAAAGCTTTACATACAAGCCATTAGGacttgtatgctttacaagttcaTTAAGCAATAAACCCACAAAACGCGCTGCATGCCCTACGTCCAATACACGCGCTATATAAAGATCCCGCGTATATgtaactaccaaatttaaaagatttgtttccttcttcgttctctttatcgttcttcttcttctcgttcttcttcttcttctcattcttctctCCTTATTTCTagatttgttttcttcttcgtttttcttctcgttcttcttcttctcgttcttcttcttcttgttcttctctctttctaaCTCTAGCTTCATTTTCTATCGATTTTTGTTTActgaaatcaaagtttggattcgttttgaagataatagaTGATTCAACCTCAGATTCTCAGCTGAATCAGGGGgaagtggattatgaatttgaatctaacgaagttcctgaAGTTTGATTTACATACGTTTACTCTGAATTTTGTTAcagtaatttgtatagcattgtgtagtTGAATAATTCGTGAACATTGACTGTGAGACTAACGCGTCAACATAAATCTGtggattgaatgtaatgtatttgattgattatctggaatttatagcagacgctcgggtgtagatcagagctttctttgggtgtatttgttTCGGTAGTGTGGGTGTATTTACATTTATggctttttctattattttagttgagttattgtcgttcgggtgtattatatGAGACATGATTGTGTGTGTTTTTAGTTTTCgtcatggtgtattctgcagcctgtGTATTTATAGCTTAtggcttttattgtcattttggTTGAGTTGGTGCcgttcgggtgtattatattaccaatgattgggtgtatttatagtttttgacatggtgtattctgcatcctctctctgttgttgatgaccagtttaTTCCGAAGGTTGGAAGgacctttaccacccttgaagatgctaGAAAATTTTACAGAAACTAGTATTTCGAAAATGTTATTTCATTTGACACCACatacaatacaaacaggtaataAACTGTCCCTTTTTATGATTCTAAATTAATGTGTTTTATGAATCTGCCACAGAGGTGTATATTGGGTGTTTTTGGGTGTATACAAAGCATTTGTTGGGTGTACATAATGATTTTCCATTCTGCACTATAGTAATTTatttcaggtataatttggtttgtggttcttttgtcggggtgaatcaccacggtcagtcaacacttctcggatgctctttgatgaaaaacaaagaaattgaatcattcaaatggttatttcaatgttggcttcgttgcatgggaggaaatgtTCTGAAAGGGTTTTTCCCCGATCAATgcgcatcaatgaaaagggctttagaggcctgtatgccaacaacaattcaccgttggtgtatttggcacatcataaagaagattccaagcaaattaaacgggtacaagggacatgcagaaattgaacaagaaatgagtgaagttgtttggaactctcatagtaaagactcatttgataggaattggaatgaatttctgctgaattttggtcttgtggacaacaagtagctttcaggtaatgtttgtttaaaatctgcagcagaagtgtaaatttaattttcttcgggtgtatttatagtttgtgtttgggtgtattctgcagatctctatgaagaccgtcatatatgggttccaatctatctggatcaccacttctggaCAGGGATGAGAAGCACGCAAAGGATCTCTATGTTATAAAatactgtttattttttttacaatggtTTAAGGGTTTTGGGTattagggtttagaattttatggtttacggggtacgggttagggtttaggttttaagtgttttgtgtttagggttttagggataAAGCATCAGGGGGATAGATTTTTTGGTGTATATTCAACGTTCTTTGGGTGTAAAAAATGGCAAGTTATGGATGTAtatttagtttgattttttcctttatattatagtacctgtaattcatacattttgaatacaaCAGAgagattttaattattgaaagaaattttacaataaacagaactataattgaaaaatttttacagCATGTGTTCAATTTGTTACAGGACTATATAACATTTACATTAAACAGTGTCAATATCCTCAAAATCTATCTGACAATATGGACTCAATAAAAACGAGGATGGCGTGGACAGTCTTATTGCATTACTTTTCCTAATGGTTTCAGCTTTGTCTAGATTCATGTCATGGAATAGAATCCTGGAAGCATATTCCACTTTAAAGTGGTCCACCTCATCCTACAGTTAAAAAGAATATTCTGTTTAATCAACCATGTTAATTGAGAAATGTAATACAgagttatttactttttaaacaCATTTACCTAGTTGACATTTATTTCATCTAAGCACACTTACATTTCTTCCAACTTGGTTTCTGGCTACcatattttctgaaataaaaaatacactcATATATATCAGCAGGATACACCCAAGGATATaaataagatacacccatagatatgagtcagatacacccatagatatcagtcagatatcactcaaacatgcatTAATATACAAGGGCAAGCAACATTACAAGTTTAGGCAATATACACCCATGGACAATCAAATATTAGAACAGTGAAACTGTTGAATATATATTACAGTATATCAGTTCagaaaaatacacccatagatatgagtcagatacacacatagatatcagtcagatatcactcaaacatgcatTAATATACAAGGGCAAGCAACATTACAAGGTCAAGTAATATACACCTATGGACAATCAAATATTAGAACAGTGCAACTGTTGATATATATTACAGTATATTAGTTCagaaaaatacacccatagatatcagtaagatacacccaatgatataaataagatacacccatagatatgagtcagatacacccatagatatcagtcagatatcactcaaacaAGCATTAATATACAAGGACAAGCAACATTACAAGGTCAAGTAATATACACCCATGGACAATCAAATATTAGAACAGTGCAACTGTTGAATATATTACAGTATATCAGTtcagaaatatacacccaacaaagtATGTGATATACACCCAACAAGTTACTCCATATACACCCAGCAAATTACGCATTATATTCCAAACAATCAATTACCAGAAGAACTAGAAAAACAACTACAGTAATACCCAGAACAACTAAGAAGAACACTATAACCTAGAACCAAGAATAACAGTAAAACGTAGAACAAGTAGAATATTAAAAACTGTAAAATGAGACTTAGAACAAGATcagtaaaacctagaagaatgtagaagaacagtaaaacctagttctTCGTTTTCGAAATCTGAAAAATATAGAATATGAGTGAAATAGTAACATAACGTACCTTGAGTATTATAACTTCGTTTTTTCTTGAGATTCTTGATCGAGAGTTCTACGTTGTGTTGATGAAGAGTTCTGATCTTCGCGACAAGTGTTATCTCTGCAGTTTGGAATGTTGCTCGAAAATGAACGGTTTGTATTTTCTTTGAACGGGTTGGAGAAGTGGAAGAGTGCGCCATTAAGGAGCGCTATTTGCGAAGAGAAACCGTTTGAGTGGGACGCGTGTAATTTACGCTCCATTCAAAGTGAGATGAGTGTGCGTGTGAATGATGTGTGAGTTGGaaacttgtaaaacttgtaggGCCTTtttgcttgtatgtgtagcagaccCGTTTCTAAAATCATAAGACGAGCTTCTCTAAATTTtaagtaataatatattaatattttttatttttatttctgttttcatAAGCATCGATTATATTGTATGTAAAATAATATATGtcaatatacataaataaatacgtTAACTAATTTGGCAAATG is part of the Arachis duranensis cultivar V14167 chromosome 1, aradu.V14167.gnm2.J7QH, whole genome shotgun sequence genome and encodes:
- the LOC107460263 gene encoding uncharacterized protein LOC107460263 isoform X2 (The sequence of the model RefSeq protein was modified relative to this genomic sequence to represent the inferred CDS: added 35 bases not found in genome assembly), producing MCSILQQSFLTPLPLNFTKPATNTNSTFRTLTPKSLQIPPPTPRKNNNENNKLAKLAMVALTAGILTFGAVNVNDASAAKTGGRIGGQAFKSAAPRSAPRINNRNSRTNIYVNPPVAPPLVGGYGYGYGIPFYGGWGWSPFSFFAPGPSVAVGIGGGFDTILLFMLIGAAAAVFRRFFGTRNEDDDDDY
- the LOC107460263 gene encoding uncharacterized protein LOC107460263 isoform X1 (The sequence of the model RefSeq protein was modified relative to this genomic sequence to represent the inferred CDS: added 35 bases not found in genome assembly), whose protein sequence is MCSILQQSFLTPLPLNFTKPATNTNSTFRTLTPKSLQIPPPTPSRKNNNENNKLAKLAMVALTAGILTFGAVNVNDASAAKTGGRIGGQAFKSAAPRSAPRINNRNSRTNIYVNPPVAPPLVGGYGYGYGIPFYGGWGWSPFSFFAPGPSVAVGIGGGFDTILLFMLIGAAAAVFRRFFGTRNEDDDDDY